AAACACAAAACACACAATGTCTCTCTTCCGAACCAGCTTCCCTTCCACCGGCGACTTCGCCCCTCTCTTCCGTCTCCTAGACGACTATGACAACCACCGAAGCCATGGCCAGTCTGCCATCCGCGGCTTCGCTCCCAAGTTCGACGTCCGTGAAAGCGAATCAGCCTTCCACTTGGACGGTGAGCTGCCCGGAATTGCTCAAGAAGACATCAACATTGAGTTCACCGACCCACAAACCTTGGTCGTGAAGGGCCGGACCGAGCGCGAATACCACCACTCCTCGGAGCCGTCCAAGGACCAGTCCAACACCGAACAAGCCGTCGAGACTGCCGACAAGGCTTCCAAGAATAACAAGTCGGTCGGCCAGCACCGCTACTGGGCCAGCGAGCGCAGTGTCGGAGAATTCTCGCGGACCTTCTCGTTCCCGAACCGCGTGGACCAGGACCATGTCAAGGCCAGTCTGAAGAATGGCATCCTGTCCATTCTGGTGCCCAAGGCCACGGCCTCGGCGACCAAGAAGATTACCATTGAGTGAGCGGTTTAGCGACTATCGTGTCGGCATTGCCTGACTCGGTCGGATTTACCTTTCTTCTGTTCACTTTTATGATGCAGCGTTGGAGTATTTTGATCTTGTGATCTCATTTATGAGCGTACACTTTCAATCCTTTGCATGAGCGTGGTCTATCCTGTGACGTtccttgattttttttcttgggccTACTTGTTTGTCGAGTTGCGACCGGCATTCATTCGTTGTTCGCATAGCTGTGGCGTGGATGTTGACTTTTTGGGGGTGATTTTTCATGTCACTATTGATAATGTGCTAATACACTCCTTCAATCCTTTTTACCATGTTCTTGGAAAGAaacttctttctctttctaaTTCACTAGTTGACTTGAAATTGACTTTTCAATCTAGAGATAAATCTGGATGTTTGCATCTAGCCAACCAAATATCTAGCTATAAGGATTAATTCTATAGTTGCACGTCTCTAAGAAACTCGAAACCCTACCAAATCAGGTAGATTATCTTCCCATATTTTATGTGTACTTTTATATAATACTTTTATATAATCAGCACAGCATCCCCATCTTTCCACTCAACTATTATCCAAATGAACAAATTGCTCAACATGAACTCTTCCAAAATGTTCTATACCCACGGATCCACCAATCAAATAAATGCCAGTGCTGTCCAAGCCCCCTCTGAGAACCAATTGTATCACCGGCACCACCCGGAATCAAGTGGcaaagccaaagaaaaagactgCCCTTCCCCACCTCCACTTCGACTGTATTTCCACTCCAGTGCATTCGAAGAGACCCACTTTTTCAACTCAAGTCCAACATGATCGTTCTCCTCATCTGACCGCTCAGGAAATTCCTCGTTCTCCGCACCACCCGTCCGCCTTGTGGTCCTGATTGCGCGTCGAGAAACGGGCCAGGTGATTCATTACAACCTGGGTTGCTGGGAGAGACCTTCAAAGAGTCATCGCGCTTGCTGCTACATATGTAACAGCTAGatacacacatacacacatACAGACGCGCGAAGACAGTGTGCACCATACACACTTCCACGACCATCAACTTGGAGGACACACCGAGTATCGCGCCCAAGCACAGTCTCCAGAGGACTCCATTCTGATATATCGTGATATTATCGCCCCACGACCCGGCACAGGAccattttcctttccctttttcctttaCCAGAATCTCGTctcatctttttctttttcctctgtCTTCACTCGCACCCCATCCAAACGGGCCCGGCCGCGCAATCACGAAAATCACACCCCCTCCAGCGCCATCATGGCCCCAGACGAATACGCCACAGGCGGAGGCGGCAAACTCAAGCTCAAAGGAAGCAAAGTCAGCGACGGACGcgtggaaaagaagaaaaagaagaagaacaagacaAAGCAAGACGGTACCACCGACCCGACCGGAAATGCGCCGGGTGAATCGCAACCAGATCGAGAATCCGAACAACTCGCctctcagcagcagcatgaAAAGCCGGACCCCAACGAAATTGATCCGCGTCGATCAAATTCTCGAGATCGGGACGAGGACCGCGGAGCAATGGTTGCTAAAaccgaggcagagagaaggTATGAGGAGATGAGGCGGAGACGGGTAAGTGAAGATATTCGGTTGATTTTTTGTcaatacttttttttgtttaaggggggggggggggggggggtgttGACGTTTGGTTGGCCTCGACCCCGACACTGGTGTATTCATGTATTGACAGAGATGGCTGACGCATTGTTTCGGGACTCGTCTCGGTTGACGGAGAGATATAGTTACAAGAACGattgaaaaaagaagggatCAAATCGCACAAGGAACGGGTCGAAGAGTTGAATAAGTATCTCAGTCGATTGAGTGAGCATCATGATATGTACGTGTGGAGAATTGACTCGCTATCTTTCTTCATTGTCGAGAAGGAATTGAGAACTGACACCTTGTGGTCTAGGCCGAAGATTGGACCTGGTTAGTGCAGGGCACAAATGCGGAAGAAACAGTTTTACTTCTTCTTTGTGTTACACGCCGCGATCAAAAGCGATTGGTCAGCTTGGAAACATCATTGCCATCCCTACGAAGCACAGTCTGGTACCTGTTGGATTGCAACACTCTGTGCAATCTACAACAGGTGACTTTTCACAGTCGGACAGCGACGGGGATCATGATCTTGCTACCGTAGCAATCAAACTGGAGCTGGGGCAGAATTTGAAGAATATAATATATGTATGGTGGGCTAATCCAGAAACAACAACGCTCCGAGGAGTGGTATCGTCTCCCCGGAAACTCTATGTTGATATCCTGAGAAGACTCGAGTTcaaccaaaagaaaaccaaagcgcaaaagaagccgaaaaagaaaaccatgCCCAACGGTATGCGAAAATAAAAAGTCCCAGAGGCAGCCGATGGAAATTGGCCGGCGGCGGGACGAGGTAATATAAAGCCGTTAAGAACGCCCCGACGATGGTAACACCTCCTGTGGCAAAGATAGCGGCTCGCGAGATAGAAAAGGGATGTCCCCCGAATCAAAGTCCGAGTGACGAACTCGCAAGAACAAGAATTGGaagacaaggaaaaagaatcaaGGCAAACACCGCGCTAAAATCCCATCGGCATTATGGGGGCGCCAGCCTATACGCCGGGGAACAGCgtagaagagagagagaaagagagagagggcgaAGAGACAAGGGAGGAGGTTCTCGAAACTCTGAATCGAGAACCCCAAATCTTCCCCTTATACACCCTTGACAACGACTGTTCGTTCGCTGTTCAGCTTGTCGGCGTTGCGAGCATGTGATTCCTTCTTGCAATCCTCCAGCCCGGTACAGGAGTGGGCTTCGAGCATGCGGTGCTTTGAGCAAAAGTGGCCGTGGCAAAAACTGCAGTCTCCGACGATCCGCTGTGCCGCTTCCTTGCACTCCTTGAAATTGCAACGAGGCTTGCGAGGTgccatgatggtggtggtggtggtggcgatGGGCGGTGAGGAGAAAGACGGTAGATGGTTCACAGGGTCTCCAAGTctcggaagaggagaggagacagaGAGTGAGGGTATGTGAGAGGGAGggtggaaaggaagaaagagaggcgCTAGGTGCCGATTATGAAGCTAAGAAGGATTCTAAGCGACGGCGAGAGGATGAAGCACGGTCGAATGGAGCGTGAGTCAGGAGACAGGTGGTCGCAATGGCTAGCGCCGAGGACGGGTCGTGAGGAGGAGCCGTGCGGAGAAGGGTGAGGCGTGACCGCTGATAAGGAATCGAAGATTGGGAGAGGGACCCTTGGAAAATGGAGTTGATCTTatcgcgagagagaagaagggggtTTCAGAGgtgtgatggaagagaaatggaattggaaagatgaggatgagagaaGGTAGATAAGAGgaggaaggaaagggagaaagacgTCAATGTTGGGTTTGGGGTGGTGCCGGTGGGAAGTAGATGATGTAAAGGCGTAAAGGGGAAGGAGGATCGTACTCCGATGGAGGCGAGATGGGGGCCCGGCGAGTATATAAGCTAATCTCCAGAGACTACGACTGCAATGCATACGATCCACGATGAAGAGAGAGccagaaagagggagaagagccCGGGATCGGAACGGACGGGACCAAAGGAATCTCCACCAGATGCAGGCAAGGACGATTTGAAAAATGGTTGAACAAAGTAAAAGGCCGAAAGCCAAAgaagtcaaaaaaaagaagaaattaataataataaaaaaaggaaaaaaaaaagtctaaAGTACAAGTTAGAAAGAGGACTGGATCCAGGGTTGAAAAAAGGCCGGGAGAACACCCAGTGGGTTGCATAGGGTGTCATTTGTCAAGACAGTCGCGGAGAGATGACCAATTCCTTATTGTCCAGATCTAGAAGAATTCTACGTGCTGTCGGAGACAAGTAACTCGCACTGACTGAGATACGTTACTGCGCTGGTGCATACGTCGATCCATACATCGGGACTGGGAGTGCTGCATGAGTGGATGGCGGTCGGCTGAGTCAGTCGAAGTGAGGCGAATCCGGAGCGAACAGGCTGCCGGAGATAGTTCGCTCGGGCAAGGAGAGAAGACCCAGGTCCCCGAGTTGAGAATCGGGACGATGATCGTAGATCAGTCGTACATGACTGTCAAGTTGGTTTTGCGCCAATGGGTTTGAAAATCCACAGGTGCCCCCAGTTAGGTTGCCTTTTGGCAGCTCATCGATGCTCTCCGTCGGTTCTCTTCTGTTAATCCCCCCGTTGTATGGACGAGAAGTCTTAGCTCTGCTCTGATGCAGTGGTGGTCCTCTGCATCTGCCAATCTAGTACATCATATGCATGGCGTACGGTGTAGGGGTACGGGGATATATTCTAGAGCATTGCCAATGACTGCTGATTCAGGTTCAGATTCAGATTGCGAATTGATCCATTGAGACTGACCTGCCATCCTGAACGAATGGTTTCAGCCGCCCGATCCTGAGCCTCGGAACCCATCCAGAATGAATCAGGCATCGGCCATGCTTCAAGCGAACCGGGGGCCGCTCGGTTTCACGATGGCTCCTCCGGGGGGAGGCGTGATCAGGCAgtggggggagaagaagtgaCGGAATCAGCCACAGCGTGGAGGCGAGAGCGGGTCTCGTCCCAGAAGGTTCGATGGGCAACGccgttcttcttgtccttgatggATCCGCAACTTTGCCCTCTTCTTTGGGATCACCATCACCCGCCATGGATCTGACTCACGGCCGGCCGAGAGGCGGTCGAGGGATCGCAAATGATTGTTGGCTTCATCGAGAGTCTGATGGAAGTTGGGAAACCGTTATCACCTGACGTGGTTAAGCTGGACCAGCACCTGGAATCACGTTACCACCCGTTCGGTTGGGTACTACAGTAGTTCAGCCACTCTCTACGTATCATCTGCCCTGCACCCACCATTGATCCGAGAGCGAtcatgcccccccccccaagtaTT
This genomic window from Penicillium oxalicum strain HP7-1 chromosome III, whole genome shotgun sequence contains:
- a CDS encoding AN1-type zinc finger protein TMC1, with product MAPRKPRCNFKECKEAAQRIVGDCSFCHGHFCSKHRMLEAHSCTGLEDCKKESHARNADKLNSERTVVVKGV
- a CDS encoding 30 kDa heat shock protein → MSLFRTSFPSTGDFAPLFRLLDDYDNHRSHGQSAIRGFAPKFDVRESESAFHLDGELPGIAQEDINIEFTDPQTLVVKGRTEREYHHSSEPSKDQSNTEQAVETADKASKNNKSVGQHRYWASERSVGEFSRTFSFPNRVDQDHVKASLKNGILSILVPKATASATKKITIE